The sequence ATTCGGGCGAAGGCGCCAGCAACACCGTATCCAAGGCCGGGTAGAGATCGCGATTCATCACCGCCATCTGCTTTTCGTAATCCACGTCCCCCACCGTGCGCACGCCGCGTACCAGCACGGTGACGCCGTGCGTGCGTGCGAAATCCACGACCAGCCCGTCGAAACCCTGCACCGTGACGTTGGTGAGGCCGAAGTGTTCGACCACGCCTTCCACCAGCGCGATGCGTTCTTCCAGCGTGAAGCGTGGATTCTTGGACGGATTGAGTCCCACCGCGACGA comes from Gammaproteobacteria bacterium and encodes:
- the coaD gene encoding pantetheine-phosphate adenylyltransferase, whose product is MSVIAAYSGTFDPVTYGHTDIIRRAAAMFPNLIVAVGLNPSKNPRFTLEERIALVEGVVEHFGLTNVTVQGFDGLVVDFARTHGVTVLVRGVRTVGDVDYEKQMAVMNRDLYPALDTVLLAPSPEYAHLSSSLVRELAALGAPVEKLVPESVVPKLLARIGAGH